From the Huiozyma naganishii CBS 8797 chromosome 2, complete genome genome, one window contains:
- the KNAG0B04620 gene encoding uncharacterized protein (similar to Saccharomyces cerevisiae SUM1 (YDR310C); ancestral locus Anc_5.333), translated as MNNQPFNPTSAQGNGSNGRVPVSTHQVPILNSTKQPTLTQIALLNRRIEELIQRVIKVETVLFKKDAVVFKSISALYEMVETLVKNESTLQADLDSVKKHQVKIDLTQLKKDKNMGSESPVSASYPTTITKSQNDHKRISGDDEIETLDYIPPTLTEDELTDDMQDMPLSQIGRIKRRKKRSNIVESMNPKNLGIRHKPPIQRKNPFVRKITVQELGSGTESISESALRRHSKITEKNQAETSENHKQPINGTPNDGENTVEASTTPKPLTTEFPQTEDIDIISSGSDDASDNDRIQPSEKVNATSSSTGSVNENENSHTDLSNNRNSKRQLFYTEFPSPTPLQNSVNVSNSILLPSSEVGSAPSKNQERMLNSSTNFKESVVTSVSSKERESILSLKTTNTAREKVADPNEIPNTQILDTKAPKPNENHDNEARMYEEVAQEFWDYLRTEGFVNAEYPKLKSLLQEQFKNYITKNDQNSIILILQTLAEVINLYGRTDSSFTSTEVNMLLKNFETCSNKLKTLQQRNQNRTFTEIKQTPSKQISASQAKTDLEMTQDEILAKINEIGEMVYVQDIMWTKDEPIRAVTAKTYFRLRYYRALFGSDLTQNLEVDLPPEVVTEGRKIVTCFNNILMTKPFYKSLPFFFCDIIQKYCMVQSGLKINSACTAQWKKEKSAVLLVVFWRDITRSLRGVPKFTLLQALMELENYRIYSKKKPPPCISSLLR; from the coding sequence ATGAATAATCAACCTTTCAACCCCACTTCGGCACAGGGGAATGGGTCGAACGGGCGTGTTCCAGTCTCAACTCATCAAGTTCCGATTTTAAATAGTACCAAGCAACCGACTCTTACACAAATAGCGCTCTTAAATAGAAGAATAGAGGAGCTTATTCAGAGGGTAATAAAGGTGGAAACGgttctgttcaagaaagatGCGGTCGTATTCAAATCGATTAGTGCATTATATGAAATGGTGGAAACCTTGGTGAAAAATGAATCAACGTTACAGGCTGATCTGGATTCTGTAAAGAAACATCAAGTGAAAATCGATTTAACACAATTAAAGAAGGATAAGAACATGGGTAGTGAAAGTCCGGTGTCAGCCTCTTACCCAACTACAATTACGAAATCGCAAAATGATCACAAACGAATATCAGGCGACGATGAGATCGAAACCCTGGATTACATTCCACCGACTCTAACTGAGGATGAACTAACCGATGATATGCAAGACATGCCCCTAAGCCAGATAGGTAGAATaaaacgaagaaaaaagagaagtaaCATCGTAGAGTCAATGAATCCTAAAAACTTGGGTATCCGTCACAAGCCACcaattcaaagaaagaatcCGTTTGTACGGAAAAtaactgttcaagaattAGGATCTGGAACAGAAAGCATATCAGAAAGTGCGTTGCGTCGGCATAGCAAAATAACAGAGAAAAACCAAGCAGAGACAAGTGAAAACCATAAGCAACCTATAAACGGGACTCCCAATGATGGAGAAAATACTGTTGAAGCTTCTACTACCCCTAAACCACTGACAACTGAATTTCCTCAAACAGAGGATATCGACATAATTAGCAGTGGCTCTGATGATGCATCTGATAATGATCGCATCCAGCCATCCGAAAAGGTCAACGCTACATCTAGTTCGACTGGATCTGTGAACGAAAATGAGAATTCACACACTGATTTATCCAATAATCGCAATAGTAAACGTCAATTATTTTACACAGAATTTCCATCACCGACCCCTTTACAAAACTCAGTCAACGTATCAAATTCAATCCTGTTGCCAAGTAGCGAAGTGGGTTCGGCTCCTAGCAAAAACCAGGAACGAATGCTAAACTCTTCTACtaacttcaaagaatcaGTGGTCACATCTGTTTCATCGAAAGAGAGGGAAAGTATACTCTCGTTGAAGACAACTAATACTGCACGAGAGAAAGTTGCCGACCCTAATGAAATACCGAACACACAAATCCTAGATACAAAAGCACCAAAACCGAATGAAAATCATGACAATGAAGCTCGTATGTACGAGGAAGTTGCCCAAGAGTTTTGGGACTATCTCAGAACCGAAGGTTTTGTCAACGCGGAATATCCCAAACTGAAATCATTGTTGCAAGAACAATTTAAAAACTACATAACAAAGAATGATCAAAATTCCATTATCCTCATATTGCAAACACTTGCGGAAGTAATAAATTTGTACGGGAGGACAGACTCATCATTCACTTCGACAGAAGTAAACATGctactgaaaaattttgaaacctGCTCCAATAAATTGAAGACTTTGCAACAAAGGAATCAAAACAGGACGTTCACAGAGATAAAACAAACTCCATCAAAGCAAATTTCTGCATCGCAGGCAAAAACTGACTTAGAAATGACTCAGGACGAGATCTTAGCAAAAATTAACGAGATTGGTGAAATGGTATACGTGCAAGACATCATGTGGACAAAAGACGAACCTATACGAGCCGTTACTGCCAAGACATATTTTAGACTAAGGTATTATCGTGCTCTCTTTGGATCAGATCTGACTCAGAATTTGGAAGTAGACTTACCTCCCGAAGTTGTCACTGAGGGACGGAAGATTGTAACGTGTTTCAACAACATCTTAATGACCAAACCATTTTACAAGAGCTTAccattcttcttttgtgATATCATACAGAAATACTGCATGGTACAGTCCGGATTAAAGATAAATAGTGCTTGTACGGCTCAGTggaagaaggaaaagtCCGCCGTGCTTTTGGTTGTATTTTGGAGAGACATCACCCGATCCCTAAGAGGTGTACCAAAATTCACACTTCTACAGGCGTTAATGGAACTGGAGAACTATAgaatatattcaaagaaaaaacctcCGCCCTGTATAAGCAGCTTGCTGAGATAA
- the KNAG0B04625 gene encoding uncharacterized protein, with amino-acid sequence MTIATKSAVHVVGMGSMGTLLAVNLLHTTNTEVIPLFRNKDRMDQFQKESNSTIGIRRLYLEDQPLLTKTLTKSYCPETFTGTKIENLIVTTKTYQTKAALQPYLSFIDSNTNLILIQNGLGVLEVLRDDVFANSTEKPNLFQGVIGHGVFQDTGYVFNHAGFANLKIARLPWNQNDFAQRESDVERDALDNSLVKILMQPGFVRELGCEQQTYQSLLLGQLFKFLINSCINPVTAILDCDNGEIKDSCRDVFCSIVEESLSVLRVAFKPLFDYEKNYNGKADYPILDVNNVLNVEHMIEEINRIGCIVNAKNSSSMRQDTRYLRDTEIAYINGYIVSLAEKLQLGPQATKTNKIISELAQLRLSLNRTRASNK; translated from the coding sequence ATGACTATAGCAACAAAGTCTGCCGTCCATGTTGTTGGGATGGGTTCCATGGGGACCCTTCTAGCTGTCAATTTGCTTCATACCACAAACACTGAAGTCATTCCGTTGTTCCGAAACAAAGATAGAATGGACCAGTTCCAGAAAGAATCGAATTCAACCATTGGAATCAGAAGATTGTATCTGGAAGACCAGCCTTTGTTGACGAAAACTCTAACGAAGAGCTACTGTCCTGAAACTTTTACGGGGACAAAGATAGAAAACTTGATCGTTACAACAAAAACGTACCAGACGAAAGCCGCATTGCAACCGTACTTATCTTTTATTGATTCCAACACGaacttgattttgattCAAAATGGGTTAGGTGTCTTAGAAGTGTTAAGGGACGATGTTTTTGCTAACAGCACTGAGAAACCAAATCTATTCCAAGGTGTGATCGGCCACGGCGTATTTCAAGACACTGGTTATGTGTTTAACCATGCCGGATTTGCTAACTTGAAAATTGCCCGATTGCCTTGGAATCAAAATGATTTTGCCCAAAGAGAAAGCGATGTGGAAAGAGATGCTCTCGACAACTCTTTGGTCAAGATACTTATGCAACCAGGTTTTGTCCGGGAACTTGGTTGCGAGCAGCAGACATACCAATCGCTTCTGCTTGGCCAACTCTTTAAGTTTTTAATCAATTCCTGTATCAACCCAGTCACTGCCATTCTGGATTGCGATAACGGTGAAATAAAGGATAGTTGCCGTGATGTGTTTTGTTCCATTGTTGAAGAGTCCCTGTCTGTACTGCGCGTTGCCTTCAAACCTTTGTTTGATTACGAAAAAAACTACAACGGTAAAGCAGACTACCCGATCCTGGATGTCAATAACGTTTTAAACGTCGAACATATGatcgaagaaatcaatAGAATCGGATGCATAGTGAATGCGAAAAACAGCAGCTCTATGAGACAGGATACGAGATATTTAAGAGACACAGAGATTGCCTATATTAATGGCTACATCGTCTCGTTGGCTGAGAAATTACAGTTGGGCCCGCAAGCAACCAAAACCAACAAAATAATTTCAGAACTGGCTCAATTGAGATTAAGCTTGAACCGCACAAGAGCCTCAAATAAATGA
- the KNAG0B04630 gene encoding uncharacterized protein (similar to Saccharomyces cerevisiae PAN5 (YHR063C); ancestral locus Anc_5.334), giving the protein MTITPSPEKPVVHIVGLGSMGSILAMDLLEFTDAEVVPLFRNEQKLKSFQIGHGSKLSTKRVYLSDSPVETKQIQRSYCPSNYSGEHIKNLVVTTKTYQTTDALRPFLPYIDSETNLILIQNGLGVLESLSEGLFSDGVLSRPNLFQGVIAHGAFQESDFMFNYTCLADMKIARISWNGAEGLVQPSKIVVEDALNNELIRLLTQPAFSKEFVVKHMTYQEMLIGQLYKFLVNSCINSISAIVDCRNGEIIDNAKPVFSLIVKESLTILKLAYAPLFQYEQNYNGKEAFPFLKVDETFEFEPLVDTIFYLTCVLGEQSSTSMREDTKHFRDTEIDYINGYVVSLAEKLGLGSDAVNVNRLVVELVNLRAGLNKRRANQIPV; this is encoded by the coding sequence ATGACGATTACACCTTCTCCTGAAAAACCCGTGGTGCACATTGTTGGACTTGGTTCAATGGGTTCTATCCTGGCAATGGATCTACTTGAATTCACTGATGCAGAAGTTGTTCCATTGTTCAgaaatgaacaaaaactgAAGAGTTTCCAGATTGGCCATGGTTCCAAACTTTCCACCAAGCGAGTCTATTTAAGTGATTCCCCAGTGGAGACTAAACAAATCCAGAGGAGTTACTGCCCTTCGAACTACAGTGGGGAACATATCAAAAACTTGGTTGTTACTACCAAAACGTATCAAACTACAGATGCGTTGAGACCATTTTTGCCTTACATCGATTCGGAAACTAATCTTATTTTGATACAAAATGGTTTAGGTGTATTAGAATCGTTGAGTGAGGGTCTCTTCTCAGATGGCGTGTTGAGTAGACCGAATCTTTTTCAAGGTGTCATTGCCCATGGGGCATTCCAAGAATCTGACTTCATGTTCAACTATACGTGTTTAGCTGATATGAAGATAGCTCGAATTTCATGGAATGGTGCCGAAGGATTAGTGCAACCATCTAAGATAGTTGTCGAAGATGCGTTGAATAATGAGTTGATACGTCTACTGACCCAACCGGCTTTCAGCAAAGAGTTTGTCGTGAAACATATGACTTATCAAGAGATGCTGATTGGGCAGTTATACAAATTTTTGGTGAACTCATGCATCAATTCCATTTCTGCAATTGTCGATTGCAGGAACGGTGAGATTATCGACAATGCGAAACCGGTATTCTCTTTAATTGTAAAGGAATCTTTAACTATTCTCAAGTTAGCCTATGCACCACTATTCCAATATGAGCAAAACTACAATGGCAAAGAAGCATTCCCATTTCTGAAAGTTGATGAAACGTTCGAGTTTGAACCCCTCGTTGACACGATTTTTTATCTGACTTGCGTGCTTGGTGAACAGAGCAGCACCTCAATGCGGGAGGATACGAAACATTTCAGAGATACTGAAATCGACTACATAAACGGCTATGTTGTCTCGTTGGCGGAAAAATTGGGCCTAGGCAGTGACGCAGTGAATGTTAACAgacttgttgttgaattggTAAACCTGAGAGCAGGTCTGAACAAGAGAAGGGCGAACCAAATTCCAGTGTAA
- the SSZ1 gene encoding ribosome-associated complex protein SSZ1 (similar to Saccharomyces cerevisiae SSZ1 (YHR064C); ancestral locus Anc_5.335), whose translation MSTPVIGIAFGNTSSSIAYINLKNDVDVIANPDGERAIPSVLSYVGEDEYHGGQALQQLVRNSKNTIINFRDFIGVPFSKCDVSRCEGGAPAVEIDGKVGFVISRGEGVEEKLTVDEVVSRHLNRLKLAAEDYVGQTIKDTVLTVPTDFTVEQKSALKAAASEVGLNIVQFINEPSSALLAHLEQFSINKDANVVVADFGGVRSDAAVIAIRSGVFTILATTHDYKLGGDRLDTELIEYFAKEFQKKTQTNPRKNARSLAKLRANAILTKKTLSNATTATISIDSLADGYDYHASINRMRYELTANKVFAQFSNFIESAIEKAGLDKLDIDAVLLAGGVSFTPKLTSILEAFLPESVEIFGPQNKNASNNPNELNASGAALQARLVADYDEDELKEALQPVVINTMHLQKAIGLLNADGEFVPVFLPQTSYPIQKKLTIKQATGDLLIGVYEGESYIEEKTIEPPAKEEGEDDEDSEEWSDDEPEVVREKHYKTTAKLMELGVKAVEKGLEIVFNINREGQFRVSARDLKTGAVVKGQL comes from the coding sequence ATGTCTACTCCAGTGATCGGTATCGCGTTTGGTAACACCTCTTCATCCATTGCCTACATCAACCTGAAGAATGATGTTGATGTTATTGCCAACCCAGATGGTGAGCGTGCAATTCCATCGGTCCTTTCGTACGTAGGTGAGGACGAATACCATGGTGGGCAAGCTTTGCAACAACTGGTGAGGAACTCAAAGAACACAATTATCAACTTTCGTGATTTTATCGGAGTTCCCTTTAGCAAGTGTGACGTTTCCAGATGTGAAGGTGGTGCCCCAGCGGTGGAAATTGACGGGAAGGTAGGTTTCGTCATTTCTAGAGGCGAAGGTGTCGAAGAAAAACTCACCGTGGATGAGGTTGTTTCCAGACATTTGAACAGATTAAAGCTGGCTGCCGAGGATTACGTTGGTCAAACTATCAAGGACACTGTTTTGACTGTTCCAACCGATTTCACAGTCGAACAAAAGAGTGCCTTGAAGGCAGCCGCCAGCGAAGTCGGCTTGAATATTGTTCAATTTATCAACGAACCATCTTCTGCCTTGTTGGCTCATCTCGAGCAATTTAGCATCAACAAGGACGCCAATGTTGTCGTTGCAGATTTCGGTGGTGTCAGATCTGACGCTGCTGTCATTGCCATCCGCAGCGGTGTGTTCACTATTCTAGCAACAACCCATGACTACAAACTGGGTGGTGATCGTTTGGACACTGAACTGATTGAGTATTTTGCCAAAgagttccaaaagaaaacccAAACCAATCCAAGAAAGAATGCCAGATCCCTTGCGAAATTGAGAGCTAATGCTATTCTTACCAAGAAAACCCTTTCTAACGCAACCACCGCGACAATTTCAATTGACTCGTTGGCTGACGGTTACGATTACCATGCCTCCATCAACAGAATGAGATACGAGCTAACTGCCAACAAAGTGTTTGCGCAGTTCTCTAACTTCATTGAATCCGCCATTGAAAAGGCTGGCTTGGATAAGTTGGACATCGATGCCGTCCTATTGGCCGGTGGTGTTTCATTCACCCCTAAATTGACTTCCATCTTGGAAGCCTTCTTGCCAGAGTCTGTCGAGATCTTCGGCCCTCAAAACAAGAATGCCTCCAACAATCCAAATGAACTGAATGCATCTGGTGCCGCTCTTCAAGCAAGATTGGTTGCTGACTACGATGAAgacgaattgaaggaaGCTCTACAGCCCGTTGTTATCAACACTATGCACTTACAGAAGGCTATCGGCCTACTGAACGCCGATGGTGAATTTGTCCCAGTGTTCTTGCCACAAACTTCCTACCCAAtccaaaagaaattgaCCATTAAACAGGCCACCGGTGACTTGCTGATTGGAGTATATGAAGGTGAATCCTacattgaagaaaagaccATCGAACCTCCTGCAAAGGAGGAAGGCgaagatgatgaggacAGTGAAGAATGGTCCGATGACGAGCCAGAAGTTGTTAGAGAGAAACACTACAAGACAACTGCCAAACTAATGGAATTGGGTGTCAAGGCTGTCGAAAAAGGCTTGGAAATTgtgttcaacatcaacagaGAAGGTCAATTTAGGGTTTCTGCCAGAGATCTAAAGACCGGTGCAGTTGTCAAGGGTCAATTATAA
- the TFB1 gene encoding TFIIH/NER complex subunit TFB1 (similar to Saccharomyces cerevisiae TFB1 (YDR311W); ancestral locus Anc_5.336) — translation MSHSGAATYKKVHGIITIDEDAAPAQLTWRSTDGDKSHVIVLDTIDKLQATPGTSEKMMLRLMSKVDENKNKRVPNGEEVPIKPVTHMFTFNNRDVMDNIKLTLQQIISRYKDIEMDEERREREASGTAEEQQDQQQQQNYGAPLINTAKLDDSLSKGKLMVNLKLQQSLLKKNKDLMKTFQETVMNSGLPPDVFWSTRIPLLRAFALSTSQKVGPYNVLSTIKPVASSENKVNVNLSRQKIYSIFETYPIVKKAYDDNVPKNFKEQEFWARFFSSKLFRKLRGEKLMQNHRGDVIIDRYLTLDQEYDRKEDEMLSHPVTKFIDIQGNKEDDPVKMGNRPDFTMQPGMDVNGNNDGTVDILKGMNRLSEKMIMALENEYSRSNLQRETLDQVEKENIEINDLEKAYEAQYALIHLKTAKSEKMQNSLAPADSNRHADIQVGLIPAAIKTHITSVIDELTAKLDLTKVVSEIKGNSEINQRVVAAVKINAKQAKHNNIDPMLGSFIGSAGSEEAKTDIPQDLLESCRILHSTCCEFLKHFYIHFQSGEYKRGQTVNELYTHLKDCNAKLNELFEDVLREDGESMANSCTAYLKPTMDSILFAVKKYEDAFEAANREVATKGMASTA, via the coding sequence ATGTCTCACTCCGGTGCTGCCACTTACAAGAAAGTACATGGGATCATCACGATCGATGAAGACGCTGCTCCTGCGCAATTAACTTGGCGGTCCACCGACGGTGACAAATCTCATGTAATTGTGCTCGATACCATTGATAAACTTCAGGCCACACCTGGGACTAGCGAGAAGATGATGCTCCGGTTGATGTCCAAGGTTGACGagaataaaaacaaaagggTACCCAATGGAGAGGAGGTTCCGATAAAGCCTGTCACGCATATGTTTACATTTAATAACAGAGACGTCATGGATAATATCAAGCTGACTCTACAGCAGATAATATCGCGTTACAAAGATATTGAGATGGATGAGGaaaggagagagagagaggcaTCTGGCACTGCCGAGGAGCAACAggatcagcagcagcagcagaatTATGGTGCACCGCTGATTAACACGGCAAAACTTGACGACTCGTTATCTAAAGGTAAATTGATGGTTAATTTGAAACTACAACAGTCTCTcttaaagaaaaataagGATCTGATGAAGACCTTTCAAGAGACTGTAATGAACTCGGGTTTGCCCCCCGATGTATTTTGGTCGACTCGTATCCCTCTACTTCGGGCATTTGCATTGTCAACCTCTCAAAAAGTTGGGCCCTATAACGTGCTATCCACTATAAAACCAGTCGCATCTTCGGAAAACAAAGTGAACGTGAATCTGTCGAGACAAAAGATTTACAGTATTTTTGAAACCTATCCCATCGTTAAAAAAGCATATGACGATAATGTCCCTAAAAATTTCAAGGAACAGGAATTTTGGGCAAGGTTTTTCTCGTCAAAACTGTTCCGTAAGCTAAgaggtgaaaaattgaTGCAAAATCATAGAGGTGACGTTATCATAGACAGGTATCTGACGTTGGATCAAGAATACGATAGAAAGGAAGATGAAATGCTGAGTCATCCTGTGACCAAGTTCATTGATATTCAAGGTAATAAGGAAGATGATCCTGTCAAAATGGGTAATAGACCAGATTTCACGATGCAGCCGGGGATGGATGTCAACGGGAACAATGATGGTACAGTTGATATATTAAAGGGTATGAACAGGTTAAGTGAGAAGATGATTATGGCGTTAGAAAACGAATACTCACGATCCAATTTGCAGCGTGAAACTTTAGATCAAGTggaaaaagagaatattGAAATTAATGACTTGGAGAAAGCCTATGAAGCTCAATATGCTCTGATTCACTTGAAAACAGCAAAGAGTGAAAAGATGCAGAACAGTTTGGCTCCTGCTGACTCAAATAGGCACGCTGACATACAGGTAGGTCTCATCCCTGCAGCAATCAAAACACATATCACCTCTGTGATTGACGAATTAACAGCAAAATTGGACCTAACAAAAGTGGTTTCTGAGATCAAGGGGAACAGTGAAATTAATCAACGTGTCGTTGCAGCAGTCAAAATTAATGCAAAACAAGCAAAACACAACAATATCGATCCTATGTTGGGGTCCTTCATTGGTTCGGCTGGTAGTGAAGAAGCCAAAACGGATATTCCGCAAGATCTTCTCGAAAGTTGTCGAATACTTCATAGCACATGTTGCGAGTTTTTGAAGCATTTTTACatccactttcaaagtggggAATATAAAAGAGGTCAGACTGTTAATGAACTTTACACGCACTTGAAGGACTGTAACGCAAAGCTAAACGAACTATTCGAAGACGTTCTTAGAGAGGATGGTGAATCTATGGCCAATTCATGCACCGCGTACTTGAAGCCGACTATGGATTCTATTTT